One Rhabdothermincola sediminis genomic region harbors:
- a CDS encoding RNA polymerase sigma factor, protein MPVDVADLVVAARDGDRHAFDELVRATYVETYTLAYRLTGNEEDARDVVQEAYLRAYKGLKRFRGDAQFSTWMYRITANCASTFLGRRQRNRCEELTEDLSTRDERPAASPEVQAEATALRERLQVALRALPPKLRAVVILRDVYDLPHEAIAAELGISESAAKVRLHRARKKLRDDLFARPSEEQAHAV, encoded by the coding sequence ATGCCAGTCGACGTGGCTGACCTCGTGGTTGCCGCCCGCGATGGCGACCGCCACGCGTTCGACGAGCTGGTGAGGGCAACCTACGTCGAGACCTACACCTTGGCGTATCGCCTCACCGGCAACGAGGAAGACGCTCGGGACGTGGTGCAAGAGGCGTATCTCCGTGCCTACAAGGGTTTGAAGCGCTTTCGAGGCGACGCGCAGTTCTCGACGTGGATGTACCGCATCACGGCGAACTGCGCATCGACGTTCCTCGGCCGGCGCCAGCGGAACCGCTGCGAGGAGCTGACCGAGGACCTGAGCACCCGGGACGAGCGCCCCGCGGCGAGCCCCGAGGTGCAGGCGGAGGCGACCGCGCTACGCGAGCGTCTTCAGGTGGCCCTGCGGGCCCTGCCGCCGAAGCTGCGGGCGGTGGTCATCCTGCGCGACGTCTACGACCTCCCGCACGAGGCCATCGCCGCCGAGCTGGGCATCTCCGAGTCCGCGGCGAAGGTCCGGCTCCATCGAGCACGCAAGAAGCTGCGTGACGACCTCTTCGCCCGCCCCTCCGAGGAGCAGGCTCATGCGGTGTGA
- the secE gene encoding preprotein translocase subunit SecE, with protein sequence MALNREQKRMLQRQGELGPDGEPIRTRRGPQAPKPAEQRTTPRQFVHEVRAELRKVVWPTRSETINYSIIVLVTLVFFTTLIFVVDWVVSEGVLRLFQAK encoded by the coding sequence ATGGCCTTGAACCGAGAACAGAAGCGCATGCTCCAGCGTCAGGGCGAGCTCGGCCCGGATGGCGAGCCGATCCGCACCCGGCGGGGGCCGCAGGCGCCCAAGCCCGCCGAGCAACGCACCACGCCGCGCCAGTTCGTGCACGAGGTGCGCGCTGAGCTGCGCAAGGTCGTCTGGCCGACTCGGTCCGAGACCATCAACTACTCCATCATCGTCCTCGTCACGCTCGTGTTCTTCACGACCCTGATCTTCGTTGTCGACTGGGTCGTCAGCGAGGGTGTCCTCCGACTATTCCAGGCCAAATGA
- the nusG gene encoding transcription termination/antitermination protein NusG, with amino-acid sequence MSSYSTEDALLGETEMTADTETTDAGATIEPPALAGEEGGAAADASALDDTEVIGEDELLAEEPRVESPYDRPGQWFVVHTQSGYEKKVKQNLEARISSMNMEERIHEVVIPMEDVVEFKNGKKQVVQKKMFPGYLLVRCELDDDSWYVIRNTPGVTGFVGQGAKPSPLPRRDVESFLQVKAEGAEEAPKRGKPRLEYEMGETVRIKEGPFADFSGVIVEINEDQLKVKVLVNIFGRETPVELEFSQVAKL; translated from the coding sequence ATGAGCTCCTACTCCACCGAAGACGCGCTGCTCGGCGAGACCGAGATGACCGCCGACACCGAGACCACCGATGCCGGGGCGACGATCGAGCCGCCGGCCCTCGCCGGGGAGGAAGGGGGCGCGGCTGCTGACGCGTCTGCGCTCGATGACACCGAGGTGATCGGCGAGGACGAGCTTCTCGCGGAGGAGCCCCGGGTCGAGAGCCCCTACGACCGCCCGGGCCAGTGGTTCGTGGTGCACACCCAGTCGGGCTACGAGAAGAAGGTCAAGCAGAACCTCGAGGCCCGCATCTCCTCGATGAACATGGAGGAGCGCATCCACGAGGTCGTGATCCCGATGGAGGACGTGGTCGAGTTCAAGAACGGCAAGAAGCAGGTCGTCCAGAAGAAGATGTTCCCCGGCTACCTGCTCGTCCGTTGCGAGCTGGACGACGATTCCTGGTACGTCATCCGCAACACCCCGGGCGTGACCGGCTTCGTCGGACAGGGGGCCAAGCCTTCTCCGCTGCCGCGCCGCGACGTCGAGTCGTTCCTCCAGGTCAAGGCTGAGGGCGCCGAGGAGGCACCCAAGCGGGGCAAGCCTCGCCTCGAGTACGAGATGGGCGAGACGGTTCGTATCAAGGAGGGGCCGTTCGCCGACTTCTCGGGGGTGATCGTCGAGATCAACGAGGATCAGCTCAAGGTGAAGGTGCTGGTGAACATCTTCGGCCGGGAGACCCCGGTCGAGCTCGAGTTCTCCCAGGTGGCCAAGCTCTAG